The following proteins are encoded in a genomic region of Arachis ipaensis cultivar K30076 chromosome B02, Araip1.1, whole genome shotgun sequence:
- the LOC107627566 gene encoding uncharacterized protein LOC107627566 — translation MKKNGKLRVCIDFRDLKNATPKDKYFMPIADMLIDSAAKNKILSFMDGYSGYNQIFIAEDDVSKTAFCCPRALGTYKWVVMPFGLKNAGVTYQRAMNAIFHEYIRRFMEVYIDEVMVKSISVNQHIDHFKRSAFESIKVYLSKAPIMASVRPHEPLKLYIAASTNTIGCMLAQDDEDGHERAIYYLSRILTDIETRYSPIERLCLSLYYACMKLKCYMVAKSMKVVAQTDLVKHILSFPMLRDRLGKWMLALTEFDLQYVPAKAVKGQVIVDFLVDNSNNLNDQGKNVLDIKVNYWKLYFDGLKHKDGAGVGILIISPEGIPSEFLFELKYPCSNNMALSKEFKCNNEKLQKYLATAWELLTSFRKVFLVHIPRIQNEIANELVQITSKYRVGPETLRNIANIHQILVAADEREVLCVGEWAYDDWRKPIAKYLKNPSIPVDRKIKLRAMNFVLMADELYKKGIDRSVSRCLSQEDKDIVLGKVHKGVCGAHQAGIKMKWVLYRNHVYWPSMIKDFIEYAKACQECQRHGSIQQIPTSELHSIIKPWPFRG, via the exons atgaagaaaaatggaaaattaaGGGTGTGCATAGACTTTAGGGATTTGAAGAATGCCACCCCGAAGGATAAGTATTTCATGCCAATAGCAGACATGTTGATCGATTCTGCAgcgaaaaataaaattttaagttttatggacGGTTACTCAGGTTATAATCAAATCTTCATTGCAGAAGATGATGTGTCCAAAACGGCTTTCTGTTGTCCTAGGGCATTAGGCACTTATAAGTGGGTGGTTATGCCTTTCGGTTTGAAAAATGCTGGTGTAACTTACCAGCGAGCAATGAATGCCATATTCCATGAGTATATTAGGAGATTTATGGAAGTGTATATCGATGAGGTTATGGTTAAATCGATTTCGGTGAATCAACACATTGATCATTTTAAGAGAAGC GCATTTGAATCGATAAAGGTATATTTATCTAAGGCTCCAATAATGGCAAGTGTTCGTCCACATGAGCCTTTAAAACTGTACATTGCAGCATCTACAAACACAATTGGGTGTATGTTAGCCCAAGATGATGAGGATGGACATGAACGGGCAATTTATTACCTTAGTCGCATTTTGACTGATATTGAAACAAGGTATTCCCCAATAGAGAGATTGTGTCTATCCCTATATTATGCGTGCATGAAATTAAAATGTTACATGGTAGCTAAATCGATGAAAGTTGTGGCGCAAACTGATCTTGTCAAACATATATTGAGTTTTCCAATGTTACGAGATCGTTTGGGGAAATGGATGCTAGCTTTAACAGAATTCGATTTACAGTATGTCCCAGCAAAAGCTGTGAAAGGTCAGGTCATTGTAGATTTTTTAGTTGATAATTCGAATAATCTGAATGACCAGGGAAAAAATGTACTCGACATTAAAGTCAATTATTGGAAGTTGTATTTTGATGGATTGAAGCACAAGGATGGTGCAGGGGTAGGAATTCTCATTATCTCACCAGAAGGAATTCCATCAGAGTTCCTGTTCGAGCTAAAATATCCTTGCTCGAATAATATGGCG TTATCGAAGGAGTTCAAATGTAATAATGAGAAGTTGCAAAAATATCTGGCAACGGCTTGGGAGTTGTTAACTTCTTTTCGAAAAGTTTTCCTGGTTCATATCCCGAGGATCCAGAATGAGATCGCCAATGAGTTAGTCCAAATTACTTCAAAATACAGAGTTGGCCCAGAAACATTAAGAAACATAGCCAATATCCATCAAATTTTGGTGGCTGCAGATGAAAGGGAAGTTTTGTGTGTAGGCGAATGGGCATATGATGATTGGAGGAAGCCTATTGCTAAGTATTTAAAGAATCCTAGCATACCAGTCGATAGAAAGATAAAATTGCGAGCAATGAATTTTGTCTTGATGGCTGATGAGTTGTATAAGAAAGGAATTGACAGGAGTGTTTCGAGATGTCTAAGTCAAGAGGATAAAGACATTGTTCTAGGGAAAGTCCATAAAGGCGTATGTGGTGCTCATCAGGCTGGGATAAAAATGAAATGGGTACTATATCGAAATCATGTCTATTGGCCCTCCATGATTAAAGATTTTATCGAATATGCAAAGGCATGTCAAGAATGTCAAAGGCATGGATCGATACAACAGATCCCAACTTCTGAATTGCATTCGATTATTAAGccatggccatttagaggttgA